A single genomic interval of Metamycoplasma salivarium harbors:
- a CDS encoding PolC-type DNA polymerase III: MENSNNLYNDGFLKLCKEINFVPTDVFQDVDIKKVDITTKDNQPLLNIELETITHLPLSSYLEFKKAIEKRFKSNVNFDIKYTNVIYAKERILEYFLQYIVDNKLRLPLVRSLFTKENIEINLNTKQLTISNLTKDACKTLKKVEDKILSIFHNIGFNDITLKFVPIEEDNQDFSNYKKAKIDNIVTDFIPQQVDFEALANNKKTKKYNGKSKKHIQMSIKSALESYEEYISVVGEIYKIDKRLTKTGENLYSIDISDYEEAIRIIYFTEPNQVLEVDKGDTIIVNGRLTTTNYGNKEILCTTAPIKTESLVKLKKDNAPIKRIELAARTIMSTQDGISKPSEYIDVAKNSKINAIAITDLDSVQSFPVFEKEAKANKIKPIYGVTLSSITTSNDIFYGYKDFNLKKAKYIVFDLETTGLSARFNEVIEFGAIVIDNGIITEHIQFFLKPSKHIPKSITDITKITDDDVKDGLSQEEGIKKIYELLNGNIGVAHNANFDINICKQNFTKYGLDISQIYCVDTLAISWFLFPDERKHNLNSLCNRFNINYTKSAAHRADYDAEVLANCWLGIINKLNKEYKIKTSEQLNDVDFKESLGKKFSYEIRMLAKNQAGIKKMFKYVSESLTTNYNNGPKFYIDKWKKDNDLLLGSGTHSSYLWEQVINGSDENILKAIAPFDYIELPPISTFNYLYLDDWITLEQIQWAYKDLIEKAKKLGKVCVAVCDCRYVYDYQKLIYDIYVNTPGLGGKIHWMKENRKICRTNFQYLTTTEMLSEFSFLNNGNLVEDIVVNNTHKIANMIDDNIEIIKKKLYVPNFDNSDKKLKDLVLENAKKIYGDKIDERIKQRIEKELNSIIKYGYSVIYWISHKLVKKSNIDGYIVGSRGSVGSSIVAYLAEITEVNPLEPHYLCPKCKYFEWSNDPKIYSGWDLSDKKCPKCNVLMKNDGHNIPFETFLGFEADKVPDIDLNFSGEYQPTIHNYVKELFGDTHTLRAGTIASVASKTAYGFCKKYLETIGGNEDQIWSRTFLDFLSYKAEGVKRTTGQHPGGIIIIPKEFDPEDFTPVNYPANDITSSWMTSHFDFRSIHDNVLKLDLLGHDDPTIVKMLEDLTHTKIENIPRYDKRIIQLFNSTKAMNLTPDQLSGETTGAYGLPEFGTNFVRKMLKSSKPESFNDLILLSGLSHGTNVWTGNAEELIKVGKKLNECICCRDDIMRTLIETYFLDKLMAFKIMESVRKGKGLTEEQEKTLIEHNVPDWYIDSLKKIEYMFPKAHATAYVIMAWRIAWYKIYYPLQFYAAHLSTKNFCIDVEVMVGGKQIVSSRLNQLRTMQDKKDPDFTTKDSQFIPVLEITQELYARGFKVTNPDLYKSNASAWAVDEKTNTLIPPFAAIEGLGDKAADSIVSARKDGEFLSIEDLVERTKLNSKNIESLKKLHVLDDLNETNQASLF; encoded by the coding sequence ATGGAAAATTCCAACAATCTATATAATGATGGTTTTTTAAAACTCTGCAAGGAAATAAATTTTGTTCCTACAGATGTTTTTCAAGATGTAGATATTAAAAAAGTTGATATTACAACCAAAGATAATCAACCCTTATTAAATATTGAGTTAGAAACGATTACTCATTTACCCTTAAGTTCATATTTAGAATTTAAAAAAGCAATAGAAAAAAGGTTTAAATCTAATGTAAATTTTGATATTAAATATACAAATGTAATTTATGCAAAAGAAAGAATTTTAGAATATTTTTTACAATACATTGTAGATAACAAACTAAGATTACCTCTAGTTAGAAGTTTATTTACTAAGGAAAATATTGAAATTAACTTAAATACTAAGCAATTAACTATTTCTAATTTAACGAAAGATGCGTGCAAGACATTAAAGAAAGTTGAAGATAAAATATTATCGATTTTTCATAATATTGGTTTTAATGATATTACATTAAAATTTGTACCAATCGAAGAGGATAATCAAGATTTCTCAAATTATAAAAAAGCAAAAATTGATAATATTGTGACCGATTTTATTCCTCAACAAGTTGATTTTGAAGCATTAGCTAATAATAAAAAAACTAAGAAATACAACGGAAAGTCGAAGAAACATATTCAAATGTCAATTAAGTCTGCTTTAGAATCATACGAAGAATATATTTCAGTGGTTGGTGAAATTTATAAAATTGATAAGAGATTGACTAAAACAGGTGAAAATTTATATTCAATTGATATTTCTGATTATGAAGAAGCTATTAGAATCATCTATTTTACTGAACCAAATCAAGTTTTAGAGGTTGATAAAGGCGATACTATCATTGTTAACGGCAGACTAACGACAACAAATTATGGCAACAAAGAAATATTGTGCACTACAGCTCCTATTAAAACTGAAAGTCTTGTGAAATTAAAAAAAGATAATGCGCCAATAAAAAGAATTGAATTAGCAGCAAGAACAATAATGTCAACACAAGATGGAATTAGTAAACCATCCGAATATATTGATGTAGCAAAAAATTCAAAAATAAATGCAATAGCAATTACTGATTTAGATTCTGTCCAAAGTTTTCCAGTTTTTGAAAAAGAAGCAAAAGCAAATAAAATTAAACCTATTTATGGTGTAACTTTATCTTCGATTACGACTAGCAATGATATTTTTTACGGTTATAAAGATTTCAACTTAAAGAAAGCGAAGTATATTGTTTTTGACTTAGAAACCACTGGACTTAGTGCGAGATTTAATGAAGTTATAGAATTTGGTGCAATTGTTATTGATAACGGAATTATTACTGAACATATTCAATTCTTTTTAAAACCTTCAAAACATATTCCAAAATCAATTACAGATATTACAAAAATTACTGATGATGATGTTAAAGATGGTTTATCTCAAGAAGAAGGAATAAAAAAAATTTATGAATTGCTAAATGGAAATATTGGCGTTGCACATAATGCAAATTTCGATATCAATATTTGTAAGCAAAACTTTACAAAATATGGCCTTGATATATCACAAATTTATTGTGTTGATACCTTAGCTATTTCATGATTTTTGTTTCCTGATGAAAGAAAACACAATTTAAATAGTTTGTGTAATAGATTTAATATTAATTATACAAAAAGCGCTGCGCATAGAGCTGATTATGATGCTGAAGTTTTGGCAAATTGTTGACTTGGAATAATTAATAAATTAAACAAAGAATACAAAATTAAAACATCAGAACAATTAAATGATGTTGATTTTAAAGAATCTTTAGGAAAGAAATTTTCTTACGAAATTAGAATGCTTGCTAAGAACCAAGCAGGTATTAAAAAGATGTTTAAATATGTTTCAGAAAGTTTAACTACAAATTACAATAATGGACCCAAATTTTATATTGACAAGTGAAAAAAAGACAATGATTTGCTTTTAGGTTCTGGAACACATTCTTCATATTTGTGAGAACAAGTAATAAATGGTAGTGATGAGAATATTTTAAAAGCAATTGCACCATTTGATTATATTGAATTACCTCCAATTTCAACATTTAATTATTTATATTTAGATGATTGGATTACGCTAGAACAAATTCAATGGGCATATAAAGATTTAATAGAAAAAGCTAAAAAATTAGGAAAAGTTTGCGTTGCTGTTTGTGATTGTAGATATGTTTATGACTACCAAAAACTAATTTATGACATTTATGTTAACACACCTGGACTTGGTGGAAAAATTCATTGAATGAAAGAAAACAGAAAGATTTGTCGTACAAACTTTCAATATCTAACAACTACTGAAATGTTAAGTGAATTCTCATTTTTAAATAATGGAAATTTAGTTGAAGATATTGTTGTTAATAATACTCACAAAATAGCAAATATGATTGACGATAATATTGAAATTATCAAGAAAAAACTATATGTTCCTAACTTTGATAATTCTGATAAGAAGTTGAAGGACTTAGTGTTAGAAAATGCCAAAAAAATTTATGGTGATAAAATTGATGAAAGAATCAAACAAAGAATTGAAAAAGAATTAAATTCAATTATTAAGTACGGATATTCAGTCATTTATTGAATTAGTCATAAACTTGTTAAAAAAAGTAATATTGATGGTTATATTGTTGGTAGTAGAGGTAGTGTTGGATCATCAATTGTTGCTTATTTAGCCGAAATTACTGAAGTTAATCCCTTAGAACCTCATTATTTATGTCCAAAATGTAAGTATTTTGAATGAAGCAATGACCCTAAAATTTATTCGGGATGAGATTTATCTGACAAAAAATGTCCTAAATGTAATGTTCTTATGAAAAATGATGGGCATAACATACCATTTGAAACCTTCTTGGGTTTTGAAGCGGATAAAGTTCCTGATATTGACCTAAATTTTAGTGGTGAATATCAACCAACAATTCACAATTATGTTAAAGAATTGTTTGGCGACACACACACTTTAAGAGCTGGAACTATTGCATCTGTTGCCTCAAAAACTGCATATGGTTTTTGCAAAAAATATTTAGAAACTATTGGGGGAAATGAAGATCAAATTTGGTCTAGAACTTTCTTAGACTTCCTATCTTATAAAGCAGAAGGTGTTAAAAGAACAACAGGTCAACATCCAGGCGGAATTATCATTATTCCAAAGGAATTTGATCCTGAAGATTTTACTCCAGTTAACTACCCAGCAAACGATATAACAAGTAGTTGAATGACATCACATTTTGATTTTAGGTCAATTCATGACAATGTTTTAAAATTAGATTTACTAGGACATGATGATCCTACGATTGTTAAGATGCTTGAAGATTTAACACATACCAAAATCGAAAATATTCCAAGGTACGACAAAAGAATTATTCAACTATTTAATAGCACAAAAGCAATGAATTTAACACCTGACCAATTATCTGGAGAAACTACTGGAGCATATGGACTTCCTGAGTTTGGGACAAACTTTGTGCGAAAGATGTTAAAAAGTTCAAAACCAGAATCATTTAATGATTTAATTTTACTTTCAGGTCTTAGCCATGGTACTAATGTGTGAACCGGAAATGCTGAAGAATTAATCAAAGTTGGCAAAAAACTTAATGAATGTATTTGTTGTCGTGATGACATTATGAGAACTTTAATTGAGACTTATTTCCTTGATAAACTTATGGCTTTCAAAATTATGGAAAGTGTTAGAAAAGGGAAAGGTTTAACTGAAGAGCAAGAGAAAACTTTAATTGAACATAATGTTCCGGATTGATATATTGATTCGCTTAAAAAAATTGAATATATGTTTCCCAAGGCACACGCTACTGCTTATGTTATTATGGCTTGAAGAATTGCATGATATAAAATTTATTATCCATTGCAATTTTACGCTGCACATTTGTCAACCAAAAACTTTTGTATTGATGTAGAAGTAATGGTCGGCGGTAAACAAATTGTTTCATCAAGATTAAATCAACTTAGAACAATGCAAGATAAAAAAGACCCTGATTTTACAACTAAAGATTCACAATTTATTCCCGTTTTGGAAATCACACAAGAATTATATGCAAGGGGATTTAAAGTTACAAATCCAGATTTATATAAATCAAATGCATCTGCTTGAGCGGTTGATGAAAAAACCAATACTTTAATTCCTCCATTTGCTGCAATTGAAGGGTTAGGAGATAAAGCTGCAGATTCTATAGTTAGTGCTAGAAAAGATGGAGAATTCTTATCAATTGAAGATTTAGTTGAACGAACAAAATTAAATTCTAAAAATATTGAATCACTAAAAAAATTACACGTCTTAGATGATTTAAATGAAACAAATCAAGCTAGTTTATTCTAA
- a CDS encoding phosphatidate cytidylyltransferase, which yields MSSKAKNIKQRIKSLIPLFFVLIPMILIIFFAKKEGRMIGIIFYMIISLYATYEVIQHNKQHFVLNYSFLLFALIFWLLPYGIWNETSTNYLFSNLNFTTYNVSSLKQLLLELLYSRENLTSLYGLFLLFSMVYVTFIFALNIKKYKSRKLFFSSWLITMFSIIYIPITFKLLYLYNVLSLYILFAMFFIPVIVDSFGYFIGMWIGGKFIKKKFAPHISPKKTWEGAIASYLFGALCVYLLLYLGYQTNNVKLTYFTNIKQLIVGIVFLPVASIVGDLLFSAFKRLLDIKDFSNLLPGHGGIMDRFDSTSFVVLMSSTILFI from the coding sequence ATGAGTAGTAAGGCTAAAAATATAAAACAAAGAATAAAAAGCTTAATCCCGCTTTTTTTTGTTTTGATTCCAATGATTTTAATAATTTTTTTTGCGAAAAAAGAAGGGAGAATGATAGGGATCATATTTTATATGATTATTTCTTTATATGCTACTTACGAAGTAATTCAACATAACAAACAACATTTTGTTTTAAATTATAGTTTTTTACTTTTTGCTCTAATATTTTGACTATTACCATATGGGATTTGAAATGAAACTTCAACGAATTATTTGTTTTCTAATTTAAACTTTACTACTTATAATGTTTCAAGCTTAAAACAATTACTTTTGGAATTATTATATTCAAGAGAAAATTTAACAAGTTTATATGGTTTATTTTTATTATTTTCAATGGTATATGTGACTTTTATTTTTGCATTAAATATAAAAAAATATAAATCAAGAAAATTGTTTTTTTCATCATGATTAATAACGATGTTTTCTATAATTTATATTCCTATTACTTTTAAATTATTGTATTTGTATAATGTATTATCTTTATATATTTTATTTGCAATGTTTTTTATTCCTGTAATTGTTGATAGCTTTGGTTATTTTATTGGTATGTGAATTGGTGGCAAATTCATCAAAAAGAAATTTGCACCACATATTAGTCCCAAAAAGACATGAGAAGGAGCAATTGCTTCGTATTTATTTGGAGCTTTATGCGTTTATCTACTTTTGTATTTAGGTTATCAGACAAATAATGTCAAACTAACCTATTTTACAAATATTAAACAGTTAATTGTGGGTATTGTGTTTTTGCCTGTAGCATCTATTGTGGGAGATTTGTTGTTTTCAGCATTTAAACGTCTATTAGATATAAAAGATTTTTCAAATTTATTACCTGGTCATGGTGGAATTATGGATAGATTTGATTCAACATCTTTTGTTGTTTTAATGTCATCAACAATCTTATTTATTTAA
- the plsX gene encoding phosphate acyltransferase PlsX yields the protein MKKIVVDLLNNDNGEIEAIKAVNKFANENKNYTLYIVGTKQNIDQYLDKKLTNVVVKNNNEIVSKLSENIREILSKNSSMLESFEILNDENADGILSSGDSGSFITMATLKIRRIKNITRPAFMPIVPSQKDNHKYLLLDAGANLNIKEEYLLHWGLIATEFYKLLFNKQTIKLGILNIGTEQYKGIETVKNSYTLFDKKLMDENSIDFVGFIEPKNIIQGDVDVALADGYAGNLFLKTLESSFMTFAKILKNIFMSKFKNKIAALLVKKDMKKFKEKFDYRNTGGAFVIGLEKLVVKAHGGSDELAFYNALNQLKLGIENNITTKLINYLSKLGDKNE from the coding sequence GTGAAGAAAATAGTTGTTGATTTATTAAATAATGATAATGGTGAAATTGAAGCTATTAAAGCTGTCAATAAGTTTGCTAATGAAAACAAAAACTATACACTTTATATAGTTGGAACTAAACAAAATATTGACCAATATTTAGATAAGAAATTAACTAATGTTGTTGTGAAAAACAACAATGAAATTGTTTCAAAATTATCAGAAAATATTCGTGAGATATTATCGAAAAACAGTAGCATGCTAGAGTCTTTTGAGATTTTGAATGACGAAAATGCTGACGGTATTTTAAGCAGTGGTGATAGTGGTTCTTTTATTACAATGGCAACATTAAAAATTAGAAGAATTAAAAATATTACACGTCCTGCATTTATGCCAATAGTACCTTCTCAAAAAGATAATCACAAATATTTATTATTAGATGCTGGTGCAAATTTAAATATCAAAGAAGAATATCTTTTACATTGGGGATTAATAGCTACTGAATTTTACAAATTGTTATTTAATAAGCAAACAATAAAATTGGGTATTCTAAATATTGGTACTGAACAATATAAAGGAATTGAAACTGTTAAAAATTCTTACACCTTATTTGATAAGAAATTAATGGATGAAAATAGCATTGATTTTGTGGGTTTTATTGAACCTAAAAATATTATTCAAGGTGATGTTGATGTTGCATTAGCTGATGGTTATGCGGGTAATTTGTTTTTAAAAACATTAGAATCATCGTTTATGACTTTTGCAAAAATTTTAAAAAATATTTTTATGTCAAAATTTAAAAACAAGATTGCCGCTTTATTAGTTAAAAAAGATATGAAAAAATTTAAAGAAAAATTTGACTACCGTAACACCGGCGGTGCATTTGTTATTGGGCTTGAAAAATTAGTTGTTAAAGCCCATGGTGGTAGTGATGAACTTGCTTTTTATAATGCTTTAAATCAATTAAAATTAGGAATTGAAAATAATATTACTACGAAATTAATTAATTATCTTTCAAAATTAGGGGATAAGAATGAATAA
- a CDS encoding DAK2 domain-containing protein — protein sequence MKKINGIEWKNALISGANNIENKKNAINALNVFPVPDGDTGSNMAMTISTAKNAISNINDANIANVAKAISTNMLLGARGNSGVILSQIFKGFANGFANKNEITTFDLVEAFVSAAKVAYTAVLKPIEGTILTVIREISEGLKEQVLSNTTIEEAFENIVKLARQSCDKTPELLSILKEVGVTDSGGEGLYAILEGMNAYFHGKPVTQNDGVETIDKFISDSEVYSGEFGYCTEFILEIDKLDKFNKDDLVKKYEKIGNSMVVVQDENFLKVHIHTKRPGNVLTTVNSLGQFVKIKIENMTIQANNSKENSYKLNEQKQNSQNSFAKKVGLISCNTGQGLIELAKEFGVNYVIEGGQTNNPSTQDLVNAIEQVDAKTIFILPNNSNIILSAQQAATIVRNKKVIIIPTKSQAQCLSVAMNFSEENSVDENESQMNKVLKTIKYAEIAPSIKDVKLEGIKIKKNDFMCMLNNKLIGVEKTYNQAAKHLVGKMINKNTEIITLIYGQDASEEDANEIKEFIETTYDVEVAIYSGGQAIYPYYICAE from the coding sequence ATGAAAAAAATTAACGGTATAGAGTGGAAGAATGCATTAATTTCCGGGGCCAATAATATTGAAAACAAAAAAAATGCAATTAATGCATTAAACGTTTTTCCTGTTCCTGATGGCGATACTGGTTCTAATATGGCAATGACGATTTCCACAGCAAAAAATGCTATTTCGAATATAAATGATGCAAACATTGCAAATGTTGCAAAAGCTATTTCTACAAACATGTTATTAGGAGCTAGAGGAAACTCTGGTGTTATTTTAAGTCAAATTTTTAAGGGTTTTGCTAATGGTTTTGCCAATAAAAATGAAATTACAACTTTTGATTTAGTTGAAGCTTTTGTTTCAGCGGCAAAAGTTGCTTATACAGCCGTTTTAAAACCTATTGAAGGAACAATTTTAACCGTTATTCGTGAAATTAGCGAAGGGCTTAAAGAACAAGTTTTATCTAATACAACTATTGAAGAAGCTTTCGAAAATATTGTTAAATTGGCACGTCAAAGCTGCGATAAAACTCCTGAACTTTTAAGTATTTTAAAAGAAGTTGGTGTTACTGACTCTGGTGGCGAGGGATTATATGCAATCTTAGAAGGCATGAATGCATATTTTCATGGTAAACCTGTTACACAAAATGACGGTGTTGAAACAATTGATAAATTTATATCAGATAGCGAAGTCTATTCTGGTGAATTTGGTTATTGTACAGAATTCATTTTGGAAATTGATAAATTAGATAAATTTAATAAAGATGATTTAGTCAAAAAATATGAAAAAATTGGAAATTCAATGGTTGTTGTTCAAGATGAAAATTTTCTAAAAGTGCATATTCATACAAAAAGACCAGGCAATGTTTTAACAACTGTTAATAGCTTAGGTCAATTTGTTAAAATCAAAATTGAAAATATGACTATTCAAGCTAATAATAGTAAAGAAAACTCATATAAACTTAATGAACAAAAACAAAATAGTCAAAATAGTTTTGCAAAAAAAGTTGGACTTATTTCATGTAATACTGGCCAAGGTCTTATCGAACTTGCAAAGGAATTTGGTGTTAATTATGTAATTGAAGGTGGCCAAACAAACAACCCTTCAACACAGGATTTAGTTAATGCAATTGAACAAGTTGATGCCAAAACAATTTTTATATTACCCAATAATTCAAACATTATTTTATCAGCACAACAAGCCGCAACAATTGTAAGAAACAAAAAAGTTATTATTATTCCTACAAAATCACAAGCACAATGTTTATCTGTTGCTATGAATTTTAGTGAAGAAAATTCTGTTGATGAAAATGAATCACAAATGAATAAGGTTCTTAAAACAATTAAATATGCAGAAATCGCTCCTTCAATAAAAGATGTTAAATTAGAAGGTATAAAAATTAAGAAGAACGATTTTATGTGTATGTTGAATAACAAATTAATTGGTGTTGAAAAAACATATAATCAAGCAGCTAAGCATTTAGTTGGTAAAATGATTAATAAAAATACTGAAATTATTACATTAATTTATGGCCAAGATGCTTCTGAAGAAGATGCAAATGAAATAAAAGAATTTATTGAAACTACATATGATGTTGAGGTTGCAATTTATTCAGGGGGTCAAGCTATTTATCCATATTATATTTGTGCAGAATAG
- the glyA gene encoding serine hydroxymethyltransferase, translating to MYKKISLRDTEIEELIELENQRQEDYVELIASENYVSEDVLKAAGSCLTNKYGEGYPGKRYYGGCEYVDGIETIAQERAKKLFDVKYANVQPYSGSVANAAIFLSLLKPNDVVLGLDLSCGGHLSHGYKISFSGIFYNATTYFLDQNGHLDYDEIEKRALEVKPKLIICGYSNYSQIIDFERFSQIAKKVNAYLLADISHISGPIIAKLHPSPSPYADVIMTTTHKTLRGTRGAIIMTNNEELAKKIDRAVFPGYQGGPLFHQIAAKAVSFYEALQPEFIEYQKQLLVNSKAFCQTFINKGAKVISGLTQNHLFSIDVKTTYGLTGKQCEDILHTLNITINKNSIPFDTEKPTTTSGIRLGTAAMTSRGFKEDEFIIIANLIDKALREPENLILHNVIRKEIVKLTHMFPIVRKYIEK from the coding sequence ATGTATAAAAAAATTAGTTTAAGAGATACTGAAATTGAAGAATTAATAGAATTAGAAAATCAAAGACAAGAAGATTATGTTGAATTAATAGCATCTGAAAATTATGTTTCTGAAGATGTTTTAAAAGCGGCTGGATCTTGTTTAACTAATAAATATGGTGAAGGCTATCCTGGCAAAAGATATTATGGTGGCTGCGAATATGTTGACGGAATTGAAACTATTGCACAAGAAAGAGCAAAAAAATTATTTGATGTCAAATATGCTAATGTTCAACCATATTCAGGAAGTGTTGCAAATGCTGCAATCTTTTTAAGTTTATTAAAACCGAACGATGTTGTTTTGGGGTTAGATTTAAGTTGTGGAGGTCATTTGTCACATGGTTATAAAATATCTTTTAGCGGGATTTTTTATAATGCAACAACTTATTTTCTAGACCAAAATGGGCATTTGGATTACGATGAAATTGAAAAAAGAGCATTAGAAGTAAAACCAAAGTTAATTATTTGTGGATATTCAAACTATTCTCAAATAATTGATTTTGAAAGATTTAGCCAAATTGCTAAAAAAGTTAATGCCTATTTATTAGCAGATATCTCACACATTTCAGGTCCAATCATTGCAAAATTGCATCCTTCACCTTCACCTTACGCAGATGTTATTATGACAACTACTCATAAGACTCTAAGAGGGACTAGAGGCGCAATTATTATGACTAATAATGAAGAATTAGCTAAAAAAATTGACCGCGCAGTTTTTCCTGGTTATCAAGGTGGGCCTTTGTTTCATCAAATTGCTGCAAAAGCCGTTTCATTTTATGAAGCATTACAACCTGAATTTATTGAATATCAAAAACAATTATTAGTTAATTCAAAGGCATTTTGTCAAACTTTTATCAACAAAGGCGCAAAAGTTATTTCAGGTCTTACTCAAAATCACTTATTTTCAATTGATGTTAAAACAACTTATGGTCTAACTGGTAAACAATGTGAAGATATTCTACACACTTTAAATATTACTATCAACAAAAATTCAATCCCATTTGATACTGAAAAGCCAACTACAACTAGTGGAATTAGATTAGGTACTGCGGCAATGACTTCAAGAGGATTTAAAGAAGATGAATTTATCATTATTGCTAATTTAATTGATAAAGCATTGCGTGAACCTGAAAATTTAATTTTGCATAATGTAATAAGAAAAGAAATTGTGAAATTAACTCATATGTTTCCGATAGTTAGAAAATATATTGAAAAATAA
- the rnc gene encoding ribonuclease III: MNNFEQNVKQLLINLNIYDEKVNLQTFYAALTHTTYSNEHKSVKDFQYLEFLGDSIIQFFVTTEIYKNFPNYKEGIATKHRSYVVNNKTLSTIANKLHIPNYVRASKNAFINGKNDKVNSDFFEAFTGAIYIEKGLDFVSKFLKDNLNSYIHNVTHDDLIDAKSEFQEVIQMHGISKIIYKSEPINEKEFSSSVIVDGQTFGTGIGKNKRSAEQEAAKNALKNLISNK, from the coding sequence ATGAATAATTTTGAACAAAATGTAAAACAGTTATTAATTAACTTAAATATTTATGACGAAAAAGTTAATTTACAAACATTTTATGCTGCTTTAACTCATACGACTTACTCAAATGAGCATAAAAGTGTTAAAGATTTTCAATATCTAGAATTTTTAGGTGATAGTATTATTCAATTTTTTGTTACTACAGAAATTTACAAAAATTTTCCTAATTATAAAGAGGGGATTGCAACTAAACATAGAAGTTATGTAGTCAATAACAAAACTTTATCAACAATTGCAAACAAATTACACATTCCTAATTATGTACGTGCTTCAAAAAATGCTTTTATCAATGGTAAAAATGATAAAGTGAATTCAGATTTCTTTGAAGCATTTACAGGAGCTATTTATATTGAAAAAGGCCTTGATTTTGTTAGCAAATTTTTGAAAGATAACTTAAATAGTTATATTCATAATGTGACTCACGATGATTTAATTGATGCAAAATCTGAGTTTCAAGAAGTTATTCAAATGCATGGAATTAGTAAAATAATTTATAAATCAGAACCTATAAATGAAAAAGAATTTTCAAGTAGCGTTATTGTGGATGGACAAACATTTGGAACTGGAATTGGTAAAAACAAACGTAGCGCTGAACAGGAAGCTGCAAAAAACGCATTAAAAAATTTAATTTCAAATAAATAA